The DNA window AGATAGATTTTTCTTATTCAATTTAATTAAGATACCAGTGCTTTATTACATGTCACTGTCTGACTTGGAGATCTAACAGGATCTCAAGGTTTGAATCAGTCTCATACTAATTATACCCAACTATCCTGTCTCCATGCAGGTTCTTGGCAATGATCCAGCAGAGTTTTCCAGACGTGACCATCTCTCCTGGTTGGGCAGTTCTGTATCTGCCCCAGTTCCCAAACGTCACCTACACACAGGCCATGGTGGAGGACATGTACGCCATCATCAAAAATGTCCCTCAGACAGTCACCTTCCCCGTCCATGCGCTCATGACCAAGAACGGATGGCCTCACATCAGCTGGCTACTCAGCCAGTCACCAAAGTAACTAGAACAGCTCCTATACAGTAATTGATCTAGTCGTGACTTTCATATCTTCCAATCACACTGATGGAGGTTACACTTGTCTGAATGGTGGACAATGAGATAAGCTGTCTGTCCCTGTGTACAGGTTCAGTCTGACTCTGTGGCAGAGCCAGGAAAAGAACCCCAGTGTGAATGACCTGCTGTTCGTCAGAGACAACACCAACCCTAAGCGGGTCTACTATGACATCTATGAACCTGTCCTGTCCCAGTTTAAAGAAGCTGCCAGTAAGTCAAACCCTGTGAAACTCTCCTCTGGGACCCCCGGACGTTTCAGAATTTTGTTGTAGCTCTGAACTAGTTAACCCGATTCAGGATGAGTTGACATGTTGTGCTCAcatggaacagctgggggtccctgaggagagttTTGAGAACCGTATATGACTTATGTACAGTCATACGAATCATTATCATTAgcttattcattattagtattacCATTCTACATTCCTGTcttgaaaatgtatttcaaaagaaTTTGACAAcaactagtaaaaccaaatggtATTTCCAACCAGTCCATCCTGATATTAATGTAAACAGGACTGAGTTGTTTGTGTGATTGTAGAGCAAAGAAATCGGCAGAGGAGGTTCTACCCTGGAGGAGACCTGATTGACTATTTCCAGCCGAAATATAGAGATGGCTTGTACATCCAGTGGAACACAGTCACAGACAGAGCCTCGCTGCTTTCTCTGCTGTCAGGTAggagtgatgatgatgaagggtGAGGGTGTAACCAAAATGGCAACCTTAGAGAATTGCAATGATAGGCTTTATACagatattttgtttttttgttcagTGACATTCATACTGTCTAGAGTTCAATATTGAATACAGCGGTAAAATCTCCTGATGGATTCATAATCTGTTGCAGACAGTGCCAGTGGCATGCTCATCATTCCGGTAGGATCTGGTTCCGCCCAGCCTGGGGTCCCAGTGGTGGAGGGCTCCCGTCCAGAGTTCCTTCTCCAGGACTGCCTGAACCTGGTTCTGGCCTCTCCAAAACCCTGTGGTATCTACTTAAGGATCCAGTCCCAGAGCCAGCTGGAACCCTCTCTTCACCTCCTCAGCTCAGCCTACCACAGCGACCTCCTGTACCGCCCCATCTGGGTCAACATGGCTCTGTCCCATGGAGCCTTCCAGACCCAGGGCTACATCTCTGGGAGGGAGTTCCTCCACACAGTCAACCAGGTGTTCCCTTATGTGACCCTGGCCCCCAGCTGGCCTCTTGAAGTCCTGAGGGAGGGCTATAACAGGGCCATGGTGGATGACATGGAGGTTTTACTGAAGGGGACATGGCAGGCTGTGTCTCTGCAGGTGAGGGCGGAGCCACTGGGGAGATCTGTGGATGGACAGAGGAGGATTCGGGAGGTGCAGTCACGGTACTCACTTACAGTGGAGACCGGGATAGAAAGTGGGATTGATGAGGAGGCAGGACCACAGGCAATCATGGCCAGCATCTCTGGGAGCAAAGACAGAAGTTTGTTTTTTATAACTGAGAACTACAGGTCTAAGATGTGAAGACATGATCACCTCTTAAATGACAGTTTGCTACATTTTCATCTCATCTTTTGTTGAATTTTAAAGTAAATAAAAACCAATGAAAAACAACCATTTGATTGTAATATATTTATAGTAAAATTGTTAGCAATAATTTTGTACAATCTTTGTAGTTaagtttttttaaatatataaaacTTTATTGCCCATAGTTTAAGATATTATATTCTTATCTTATGTGTAACTAGGCTGAAACATTTGAATGCCTCATCATAAAAAACATCATAAAACGCAGTGTTACGTTCTGTATTCTGAccctttataaaaaaaaaatacagagcCCTTCTCAGTAAAAAAAACATCTCGTTAGTATTCATTCTCTGGAAAACTTAAAATACAATTTACATTTGTCTCATAATTTTCACATGTTATAATTGGAGATGCAAAACATTGTTAAAAACCATCAGTGCCCCTAAAAATGTTTGCTGTAGATGCTCCTCTttcattagcctggtcccagatataTTTTACGGTCATTGTCAAtggccataggagttggcaagacagcacaaacagatttaTGAACATGCTCATTACATTATTCAGTCTAATAAAATAAGACTTGAACTTCATCAGATCATCTAATAGCAGTCTGTTAAATCCATCAGCACAATACTCATCGAGGGTGAGGGGGTCAGGTGTGGTGAGGATAGGGggttacagtagtgtactattcAGTGTGGAGGAGGGTGGTTGGTCTTTGGGGGTAGGGTTGTCCCTGTTGTCCTGGAGGAAGGTACTACAGGTGCAGAAGGTGCCGTAGAAGCTGGAGGAGAGCCCGGCGATGTCTGTGGAGATGTAGGGCAGGACCTCGGGAGACGCCTGGTTGAAGTAGGAGATCTAGGAGGGCCAAACAGGATAGGAGTTGTCCTCATCATTAAAGTTGCCACCGGTCATGGTCATTTTACCAGTGGTAATTCAAGAGACTACAAACACATTGGGCAAACAATTTGTTACTGGTTGCACACTTTCTTACCTTGGATACAGTGTTGGAGACCTCCATGATGCTGAAGCCGGCACACAGCACCTCCCCTCTGTTGTAGCCCTCTGTAGGAGGGTGTGTGGGTAGAGTGACCGAACGCAGAGCAATAACATAAGGGTCCCTTGAAAAGAAAAGAATCTCTTTCTATCACATTGTCTCTCtatttttctgtctgtctccctgtctgtcagtctgccaCTCACCCGCTGTCACACGGCGGTCTCCTGGAGGCCAGGAGGATGAAGTCCTGGACCATCCCTCCCTGATTGACTGAAGGGCTGCTACTGACCCCACCCTGGCATATGGAAGGAGTCACCACGCGGTACAGAAAGTCATCATCGTCCACCCTATGAATCAGCTCACACCTCCTACACAGGGAAGGTCATGAAATCAGGAGAAGCCAGTGACACATACTATGTAGTGCAGGAGGCTGCTGTGTATACTCTTGAGGCCTTATACACCTCATAAGAGAGGGTCCTGTGTCTGTGCATACAGATACCCAAGATACCCACTCGTAGTTTGGATCCCACTCCACTCTCTTGCTGAGGTCAGAGAGCACCATGAAGGCCCTCTCAGCCGGGACGTCTGCCTCAAACTCAATCTTAAAACTCAACACCTGCTTCTGCTCCAAGGTGTACAGGCTCACCTGTGGGCCAGAGAGGGATTACATAAGCCATGATTAGTCCTGAATTTAACATGAGCCCAGAGTATTTCCTGGTTTGGCACTGTGATCgagaaaaactctgggccctcgTGGCCATAGCCTGTGTCCCACAGTGGCTCCCTATCCATTATGCCTAAATAAAAGTCTCAACCCAGCTCACCTTGTTTTTCTCAGAGTTTAAAACCCAGTTGTTTCTGGCAGCCAGCATCTTCAAAGCAGACACGTTGTTGTAGCTCAGGTACACCTGCAGCCATTCAAAATACATTCAAAGTTATTGTTCCCATTTGACACTTGTTCAGCTTCAAACACAGTAAGCACAATGTGTTCATTGGGAGAGTTAGACATGACATAGCACTTTAGCACTCACGCAATCACCTGGCGATACATTTTATAATTGATTTCAAGGCCCAGGTGATTGGACAGTCCATAAAATCGGCCCATGCATGTATGACCTTTGGTCTTACTCGTGACTAAGATGTGCTAATCATTCTAGATCAATCTTGGATCTTAATCAACATGTCAACTCTAACCTCTGTACTATTCTAAACTGTTTCAACTGCTACGGTGAGTGAGAAGCAGAATGAGAACCAGAGGGTGTATTCTGTACTGTTTGACGTTAAGGTCTCTCGTCGTCCTTTACCTGGTTGCTGAGGTCCCACGGTACAGATAAGGGCACCTCGGTCTGCTTGCAGGATATTATGTACTTCCTGAATGGACACACAGAGATCTGTTACAATATTCTATTGTGTACACCATACACTTTGCAGGCTACATTTCAGTCACGATTAAAGTTACTCAGAGGAAGTATCCTTCTCTTCACCTGTCAAGTCGTATTTTCTTTCTAGCGATGGCCTCCTGATACCGTCTCCTTCCCTCCTGTCAGTGAAAGAGGTTAAATAAGGACAATATTGTGAAATAGGGTCCTTAGGTAGTTACTGTTCATTAACTGctaataaaaatctaaataaaaatgtatagaattgtttTATCTAATTTCACTCAAATTTGAATGAGAACTGGTTGACTCTGACCAGGGGTTCAGGTTGTATTTTTGGCAACGTGCAGGGCTTGCCATCCCTGTCGCAGACCTCAAAGATCATGAAGGCGCTGTTGATGTGCCTCAGAGGCTCCTCCCCCTGATAGGCCTCTGCACAAACGCCCACCTCCATGCTGCGACATCACAGGGACACAGCCAATCACATGACCATCTCAGGTCAGCTCAACATTCCAATGTAAGTTAATGACAAAAATTAGAATTTATTCAAGATTAATCAAAAAATGactcaataaatcaatcaataatGTGAGCACAAGTTCTCCCGATCCTTATCACCATTGATTTGAAATACTCAAATACAAAAAACTGTCACAGTCAAACCAATTTATAGCCTTGCTTTATACAGTATATGATTTAAAGCTCACCTGTTCTTGAATGCGTTGTTTACGATGGCTTTGAGGACCAGCCGGTCGCCCACTTGTGAGGGACCCCTGAAATGGAACATGTCAATGCTCCGCAGGGTGGGGTGGGCGTTACACAGAcgactggagaggaggaggaagaggtggagtagggagagggggatgaagaggagtgagaaaagggagtggaggaatgagagaaggaggaggaagatgagaagGAGGATGAAGATGAAGATGATACAATACTGTGTAATTACATTCTTATCACACTCTGCTTGTGTGGTGTTTTCTGTTCTtgtttaacagtgtgtgtgtgtcaaatcaaatgttatttgtcacatgtgccgaatgcaacaagcccttaaccaacaatacagttcaagaagagttaagaaaatatttactaaataaactaaagttaaaaaatatcataaaaaaagtacataacaataacaaggctatatacagggggtactggtacagagtcaatgtgcgggggtacaggttagtcaaggtaatttgtaaagtgactatacatagataataaacagggagtagcagcagtgtaaaaacacagGGGGCGGGGGGTTTTGGGTccatgtaaatagtccgggtggccatttgatttattgttcagcagtgtgtgtgtgtgtgtgtgtgtgtgtgtgtgtgtgtgtgtgtgtgtgtgtgtgtgtgtgtgtgtgtgtgtgtgtgtgtgtgtgtgtgtgtgtgtgtgtgtgtgtgtgtgtgtgtggggcggggGGGGGTAGCCACGATAGTAGCCACGTACCTAGCAGCGATAGTAGCCACGTTCTCCATCCAGGCCATGATCTGTCCTCCGAACGTGTTGACCTGGTGGTTGGCATGAGGAGGGAGAACCAGCTCTACACTCTCTACCTGCGTCCTCTCTGCTGGCACCGCCTTCTCAGCCTCCTGGAcctccactaacacacacacataaacacacaggtTATTACAGCACCTGTCAGCACACAAACTCAACGTtacttacagtgcatttgtaaagtattcagaccccttgactttttccacattttgttacgttacagccttattctaaaattgataaaatttgtttcttcccctcatcaatctacacacaataccccataatgacaaagcaaaaacaggtttttagaaatgtttgcaaatttataaaaaaagggttaactgaaatatcagacttacataagtactcagacccttactcagtactttgttgacgcacctttggcagtgattacagcctcaagtcttcttgggtatgacgctacaagcttggcacgcctgtatttgcagaacctctcaagctttgtcaggttggagagcgtcgctgcacagctattttcaggtccctccagagatgttcgatcgggttcaagtccgggctctagctgggccactcaatgacattcagaaacttgtcctgaagccacttctacattgtcttggctgtgtgcttagggtcgttgtcctgttggaagatgaactttagccccagtctgaggtcttgagcgctctggagcaggttttcctcaaggatctctctgtactttgctccgttcatctttcccttgatcctgactagtctcccagtccctgctgctgaaaaacatccccacagcatgatactgccaccagcatgcttcacagtagggatggtgccaggttttctcgagacgtgacgcttgacatttaggccaaagagttcaatcttggcttcatcagaccagagaattttgtttttCATCGTCTAAGaggctttaggtgccttttggcaaactccaagcaggctgtcatgtgccgtttactgaggagtggcttccgtctggccactctaccataaagacctgattactggagtgctgcagagatggttgtccttctggaaggttcaaccatctcctcagaggaactttggaactctgtcagagtgaccattgggttcttggtcacctacctgaccatggtcattctcccccgattgctcagtttggccgggtggccagctctaggaagtgtattcgtggttccaaacgtcatccatttaagaatgatggaggctactgtgttcttggggaccttcaatgctgcacaatTTTTGTGGTACCCTttcccatatctgtgcctcgacacaatcctgtctcggagctctacggacaattccttcaacctcattgcttgtttttgctctgacatgcactgtcaactgtgggaccttgtattgacaggtgtgtgcctttcgaaatcatgtccaatcaatttaatttaccacaggtggactccaatcaagttgtagaaacatctcaaggatgatcaatgggaacaggatgcacctgaggtcaatttcgagtcttatagaaaagggtctgaatacttctgtacattttatctttatttaactaggcaagtcagttaagaacaaattcttatttacaatgatggcctaccccggccaagcctaacccggacgaagctgggccaattgtatgccgctctatgggactcccaatcacagccggttgtgatacagcctggaatcgaactagggtctgtagtgacgcctctaacactgatatgcagtgccttagactgctgcgccactcaggagcaaaTAAGCtacttctgttttttttgttttataaaaTTGCAAAgaattataaaaacctgttttcgctttgtcattatggggtattgtctggaGATAAAAATACATTAATTTAGTCAACTTTAAaacaaggctgtaacctaacaaaatgtggaaaaatactttccgaatgcactgtagcataAAGTGTCATACACCATTACAGTTCCAATAGTGAAGATAGTCCTCCTGCAGAGGTCATTACCACGGCGACTGACCTTGTTGAAAGGCCCTGTTGGTGAGCAGGTCCTTCATGATGTCAGCGTGGACCagcctcatcctcctcctctcagctgcTAGGCTGTGCTCCACCTGCTCCTCCTGGGTACGGGGGACCAATGGACGCAGCTGCACCTATGGagtggacacacgcacacacacaaacaaatgcgcgcacgcactcacgcacacaaacacacgcatacacaagcacacaaatgcacgcacacaaatgcacgcacacaaatgcacgcacacaaatgcacgcacacaaatgcacgcacacacacacacacacacacacacacacacacaccccaacacacacacacaccaggttatTATAGTACCTGAGAGTATATGCACACACAGTCAACTCAACATTACTCAACATCAACTCTTACACATCATCACAACATCTGTATCCTTTCATTAACGTTCTTCCACACACTATGTCCCCAATCAAATCTCACCTTTCCTCCCGTAGTGCGCTGGGTGACAAACGTGGCAAATGCCTGACACACCCTCCAGTGGCTATCGCTGAACAGGTCCTCACAGTTCACCACGATGCCAaccttgagacacacacacaaagcatcaCAAAGAATAAAAATCACAGGAATTCAACTATTTGTCCAGCCAGAAATCCATCCGTTAGGATAAAACTATAGGTCTTATTTAGGTGTTATAGGGTTTGAACGTGGCCTGACCTCCATGCTAGTGTTGAAAGCTCGGTTGACTTTGGCTTTGATGTTGACCACCTGTCCAACCCTGAAAAAAACATACACCCATTTCCACTAGTGTACTATGTCAACCACACTAGGCATGGCAAAAATAACAAATCCACAATCTAAGCTGTGGCTCCAGTTCTTtactgtacagtggggggaaaagtatttgatcccctgctgattttgtacgtttgcccactgacaaataaatgatcagtctataattttaatggtaggtttatttgaacagtgagagacagaataacaacaaaaaaatccataaaaacgcatgtcaaaaatgttataaattgatttgcattttaatgagggaaataagtatttgaccccctctcaatcagaaagatttctggctcccaggtcttttatacaggtaacaagctgagattaggagcacactcttaaagggagtgctcctaatctcagtttgttacctgtataaaagacacctgtccacaaaagcaatcaatcaatcagattccaaactctccaccatggccaagaccaaagagctctccaaggatgtcaaggacaagattgtagacctacacaaggctggaatgggctacaagaccatagccaagcagcttggtgagaaggtgacaacatttggtgcgattattcgcaaatggaagaaacacaaaagatctgtcaatatccctcggcctggggctccatgcaagatctcacctcgtggagttgcaatgataatgagaacggtgaggaatcagcacagaactacacgggaggatcttgtcaatgatctcaaggcagctgggaccatagtcaccaagaaaacaattggtaacacactacgccgtgaaggactgaaatcctgcagcgcccgcaaggtccccctgctcaagaatacatatacatgcccgtctgaagtttgccaatgaacatctgaatgactcagaggacaactggtgaaagtgttgtggtcagatgagaccaaaatggagctctttggcatcaactcaactcgccgtgt is part of the Salmo trutta chromosome 31, fSalTru1.1, whole genome shotgun sequence genome and encodes:
- the fam151a gene encoding protein FAM151A, with product MYEEGKKKEEEENEDLRRYCRYFTKEQLITLCVCVALLVLLLVIIITSVLLTQNGGRASETVLPFPTDGDMLDFLIQTGDIRERDALYATWYHRANNKSEMNIALQSSIMVLEADVTVQGYATVNVTTIPIMAHPPAVYSDNTLDQWLDAVLQSKKGIKLDFKCIQAVTPSLGILSMKNQTKGINRPVWLNADILPGPNVPAFWPVINGPEFLAMIQQSFPDVTISPGWAVLYLPQFPNVTYTQAMVEDMYAIIKNVPQTVTFPVHALMTKNGWPHISWLLSQSPKFSLTLWQSQEKNPSVNDLLFVRDNTNPKRVYYDIYEPVLSQFKEAAKQRNRQRRFYPGGDLIDYFQPKYRDGLYIQWNTVTDRASLLSLLSDSASGMLIIPVGSGSAQPGVPVVEGSRPEFLLQDCLNLVLASPKPCGIYLRIQSQSQLEPSLHLLSSAYHSDLLYRPIWVNMALSHGAFQTQGYISGREFLHTVNQVFPYVTLAPSWPLEVLREGYNRAMVDDMEVLLKGTWQAVSLQVRAEPLGRSVDGQRRIREVQSRYSLTVETGIESGIDEEAGPQAIMASISGSKDRSLFFITENYRSKM
- the LOC115169880 gene encoding acyl-coenzyme A thioesterase 11-like isoform X1 translates to MSRPQDEMAEEGEEVFRNLTEVKKSQIVMPCHANHRQELSVGQLLKWMDSTACLSAERHAGCPCVTASVDDIHFEHTIGVGQVVNIKAKVNRAFNTSMEVGIVVNCEDLFSDSHWRVCQAFATFVTQRTTGGKVQLRPLVPRTQEEQVEHSLAAERRRMRLVHADIMKDLLTNRAFQQVEVQEAEKAVPAERTQVESVELVLPPHANHQVNTFGGQIMAWMENVATIAASRLCNAHPTLRSIDMFHFRGPSQVGDRLVLKAIVNNAFKNSMEVGVCAEAYQGEEPLRHINSAFMIFEVCDRDGKPCTLPKIQPEPLEGRRRYQEAIARKKIRLDRKYIISCKQTEVPLSVPWDLSNQVYLSYNNVSALKMLAARNNWVLNSEKNKVSLYTLEQKQVLSFKIEFEADVPAERAFMVLSDLSKRVEWDPNYERCELIHRVDDDDFLYRVVTPSICQGGVSSSPSVNQGGMVQDFILLASRRPPCDSGDPYVIALRSVTLPTHPPTEGYNRGEVLCAGFSIMEVSNTVSKISYFNQASPEVLPYISTDIAGLSSSFYGTFCTCSTFLQDNRDNPTPKDQPPSSTLNSTLL
- the LOC115169880 gene encoding acyl-coenzyme A thioesterase 11-like isoform X2; translated protein: MSRPQDEMAEEGEEVFRNLTEVKKSQIVMPCHANHRQELSVGQLLKWMDSTACLSAERHAGCPCVTASVDDIHFEHTIGVGQVVNIKAKVNRAFNTSMEVGIVVNCEDLFSDSHWRVCQAFATFVTQRTTGGKVQLRPLVPRTQEEQVEHSLAAERRRMRLVHADIMKDLLTNRAFQQVEVQEAEKAVPAERTQVESVELVLPPHANHQVNTFGGQIMAWMENVATIAASRLCNAHPTLRSIDMFHFRGPSQVGDRLVLKAIVNNAFKNSMEVGVCAEAYQGEEPLRHINSAFMIFEVCDRDGKPCTLPKIQPEPLEGRRRYQEAIARKKIRLDRKYIISCKQTEVPLSVPWDLSNQVYLSYNNVSALKMLAARNNWVLNSEKNKVSLYTLEQKQVLSFKIEFEADVPAERAFMVLSDLSKRVEWDPNYERCELIHRVDDDDFLYRVVTPSICQGGVSSSPSVNQGGMVQDFILLASRRPPCDSGGLQQRGGAVCRLQHHGGLQHCIQDLLLQPGVSRGPALHLHRHRRALLQLLRHLLHL